The following are encoded in a window of Marispirochaeta aestuarii genomic DNA:
- a CDS encoding RNA polymerase sigma factor: MSRRLDTLFREKSSQLLSFIRKRIGNPGDAEDLLQDLFTRAAENLDALSPVENLGAWIWAAARNRIIDYYRSKQTWLKRESSVVPGTLEGENDLMDDRSPGVEDALLREEMIDALYESLDELPPEQREVFLLQAVDGRTFAEISELTGVSINTLTARKRYALRFLRRRLADLKVFFDEMEH, translated from the coding sequence ATGAGCCGCAGGCTCGATACACTCTTTCGTGAAAAATCCAGTCAGCTTCTCTCCTTTATAAGGAAGCGCATAGGCAACCCCGGGGATGCGGAAGACCTGTTGCAGGACCTGTTTACCAGGGCCGCCGAGAACCTGGATGCCCTGAGCCCTGTGGAAAATCTTGGTGCCTGGATCTGGGCGGCTGCACGAAACCGAATCATCGATTATTACCGTTCAAAACAGACCTGGCTTAAAAGAGAATCCTCCGTTGTACCCGGGACCCTCGAGGGAGAAAATGATCTGATGGATGACCGCTCTCCGGGTGTCGAAGATGCCCTGCTGCGGGAGGAGATGATAGACGCCCTGTATGAGAGTCTCGATGAACTTCCCCCTGAGCAGCGGGAGGTATTTCTGCTCCAGGCGGTGGATGGAAGAACCTTTGCGGAGATTTCCGAACTGACGGGTGTCTCAATCAATACCCTTACGGCCCGCAAACGCTATGCCCTGCGCTTCCTTCGCAGGCGGCTTGCAGATCTTAAAGTTTTTTTTGATGAAATGGAACACTGA